The uncultured Fibrobacter sp. sequence GGTCTCGTTCTTGATAAATGGATACAACAGCAACGCATTGCGGCGGAGTTCGTCGCTCTTGTTATCGCATACCATGAGGTCTGCAATATCTTCTGGAATGTCCATTGTTACTGTCGGCATGGAAAACCTCCACTACCAATATATATTTTTATCAAGAAAAAGGCAACCCCGCCAGTTTAAGCAACGCCGTTAGATGCAGTTCCTTGAGAATTTCTTCTGCAGAGTAACGCTTGGCGGACACTACAGTTTGTTGTTCCGCCTCGTGCAACTTGGCATAAATTTCTTCTTCAGATTGGTGTTGGGCATCTGTTTGCATACGTTTGCGGCAACTAAAAAATTTTCATAAGGAGTCTCATTCTTTTATGCATCTAACAGCCTGCCAAAAACTTGTATTGCCAACTTCTGCAATTCGTTCAATACTCAATGATCTCATAAGAATCGAATTTTTCATAGTAGTTGACGAATACACCGCTCCCATATGAAGACGATCACAATCCGTTATATTTAGACAAAAACCAGATGGAAGAGCAGCAAATCCACAATCATTAGAACCAACGCCCCTATTTTCATTCCATAGACCATTGATTTTGAGTTGAGATGCGGCCTCTTCTTTATCACTGCTCATATTATTCAAAAGTTTATTAAAATCTTCCTCACTTGGCATACGCCATCCTTTGGGGCAAATCGCAGGAATTATGTCAACATCAAAAGTTTCATTTTGATTTCCATTTAAACGCAAGGAATACAACCTACCATAAATTTCACAATTTTCAGGATTGTTGTCATAGCACATGCTATACTCTACATTATAATTCAAATTTTTTGCCATCCAAACCTGGTCTCCAATGGTAGTATACTCATACACCTGACCATCACGAGCATCTACAAATGTCCCTCGATTGGGTTCACCGTATAAATTTGTACCGGTATCTGGGCACACTTCGCTAGCACTCCATTTATCATCCGCATCCGTCGTGCAGGCGATCAACACAAACTGAAAGACAATCACAATTAGTAGTATATTTCTTTTCACTTTATCAACCTTAATTAAAAATTCATTCTCGCAAAATATAGTTTTTCATTCATACTTTGATATATCTTCTGAGATTCACCTCCCCCACCATAAAAAAAGAGAACTGCCGTTAAGCAGTCCTCTTTTTAATGCTTTAGATTGCTTCGTCGCCTTACGGCTCCTCGCAATGACGTGTTAATCGGCGACGCTCACCCCTCAAAGGGAGCGGAGCGACCGACCTCACACCTCATACCTATTAGTCGTTCGCCAAGTTGCTACGCAACTTGCCGCAAGACTCGCGGCGCCTTGGTCATGAGCAAGCGAGCTTGCTCGCGACGCTCGGCTTGCTAGTCCTTGCCATAAACCTTTTCGGCGTAGGTCACGGTGG is a genomic window containing:
- a CDS encoding FISUMP domain-containing protein; the protein is MKRNILLIVIVFQFVLIACTTDADDKWSASEVCPDTGTNLYGEPNRGTFVDARDGQVYEYTTIGDQVWMAKNLNYNVEYSMCYDNNPENCEIYGRLYSLRLNGNQNETFDVDIIPAICPKGWRMPSEEDFNKLLNNMSSDKEEAASQLKINGLWNENRGVGSNDCGFAALPSGFCLNITDCDRLHMGAVYSSTTMKNSILMRSLSIERIAEVGNTSFWQAVRCIKE